Proteins encoded within one genomic window of Sporolituus thermophilus DSM 23256:
- a CDS encoding LapA family protein, whose protein sequence is MRFLFLSFVFALLVAIFAVQNSLPVTVSFLMWSFQTSLVIIILGAATFGALVIVSLATLAQFRLKRTIHQLRQRLSDLETENNELKAKLNSGAAQVESDRPAPEGQAAPSVRL, encoded by the coding sequence ATGCGTTTTTTATTTTTATCGTTTGTTTTTGCCCTCTTGGTAGCGATATTTGCCGTGCAAAACTCCTTACCGGTAACAGTATCGTTTCTAATGTGGAGTTTTCAAACATCCCTCGTCATCATTATCCTGGGGGCGGCTACATTTGGTGCGCTGGTGATCGTGTCGCTGGCCACGCTGGCCCAATTTCGTCTTAAGCGCACTATTCACCAGCTCCGGCAGCGTTTAAGCGACCTGGAAACTGAGAATAATGAACTCAAAGCCAAGTTAAATAGCGGCGCCGCACAAGTAGAGTCCGACAGACCTGCGCCGGAGGGTCAAGCCGCGCCGAGCGTCAGGTTATGA
- a CDS encoding adenine phosphoribosyltransferase — MNFKDKIRIIPDFPEAGIRFKDITTLLKDGAAFRQAIDALCTAFAAEQIDLVVGPEARGFAVGAPVAYRLGAGFVPVRKPGKLPAETLRYEYTLEYGKDALEIHRDAIMPGQRVLVVDDLLATGGTTEATIRMVEQLGGKVVGLAFLIELSYLNGRSRLADYRIVSLAVY, encoded by the coding sequence ATGAATTTTAAGGATAAGATCAGGATAATTCCCGATTTCCCCGAGGCAGGTATTCGCTTTAAAGACATTACCACCCTACTTAAGGACGGGGCAGCTTTTCGCCAAGCCATTGACGCGCTCTGCACCGCTTTCGCCGCGGAGCAGATTGACCTAGTCGTCGGGCCGGAAGCCCGTGGGTTTGCTGTCGGCGCGCCGGTGGCCTACCGGTTGGGGGCCGGCTTTGTGCCAGTCCGCAAGCCGGGCAAATTGCCAGCGGAAACACTGCGCTACGAGTACACCCTGGAGTATGGAAAAGATGCGCTCGAAATTCACCGCGATGCGATTATGCCAGGCCAGCGCGTACTGGTTGTCGACGATTTGCTGGCCACCGGCGGCACTACCGAGGCGACGATCCGGATGGTAGAACAATTGGGCGGCAAAGTCGTCGGTCTTGCTTTTCTTATTGAATTATCCTACCTTAATGGCCGGAGCCGCCTGGCAGATTATCGCATTGTTTCCCTGGCCGTTTACTAA
- a CDS encoding vWA domain-containing protein, with translation MAEGKWQEDARFLTKIALPAERLADLIRADKGARIGQSTVVSQKLHIFNPAMPEEVQVLQDMDAGQIFYRRRNKGQVYHLDIFHQCGLVDHRQVAAAIKGAVNAYNFHVAIHNAAFFNKVGNPVKADWIDVQTGTGGGRVTGSLNFGKKLSLRRAHENHVHLAAMVPGEHIACLFYLVTAVENVIMGCQLELRQNERIVHKQGGGPGGECDLSPYADQTDSFLRDKETAQLSQPVKERQYVQDVVDLAEDFDSVREMRETLEALTENPSRTQVLRKLARSGKSEQVLDRLTGLGIATAEGQRITLTPYGREFKDYLERHLPDLEAHLRCAIRLLRPRAYDQGRSKARTKAMHGQEQRQAKRWMDGGSLGQLAVAETVIAAAQRFAAGPGGLFTIGGQDIHHFMREQKNKTDICLIIDASASMSGQRIGAAKFLAKHLLLSTTDRVAVVVFQENQVRVQVPLTRDFAQAENSLAHIASFGSTPLALGLKVSLEYLREARAKNPFIILITDGVPTVGDATGDPLADALTAAANIRRHGYGFTCIGLKPHRNYLAQVAQAAGGNIYVLDELEKHVLVQTARSECRPRWY, from the coding sequence ATGGCTGAAGGGAAATGGCAGGAAGACGCACGGTTTCTAACCAAAATCGCTTTGCCGGCCGAGCGGTTAGCAGACCTGATCAGAGCCGATAAAGGAGCCAGGATCGGTCAAAGTACGGTTGTCAGCCAGAAACTGCATATCTTCAATCCGGCGATGCCGGAAGAAGTGCAGGTACTGCAGGACATGGACGCCGGCCAAATATTTTACCGGCGCCGCAATAAGGGGCAGGTCTACCATCTGGACATTTTTCACCAGTGCGGGCTGGTTGACCACCGGCAGGTGGCAGCGGCAATCAAAGGGGCGGTAAATGCCTATAACTTTCATGTTGCCATTCATAATGCCGCATTTTTTAACAAAGTCGGTAATCCGGTCAAGGCGGACTGGATTGATGTCCAGACCGGCACCGGTGGCGGCAGGGTCACCGGCAGCCTAAATTTCGGCAAAAAGCTGTCACTCCGGCGCGCCCATGAGAATCATGTGCATCTTGCGGCCATGGTCCCGGGTGAACACATCGCTTGCCTATTCTATCTGGTAACGGCAGTAGAAAACGTCATCATGGGTTGCCAGCTGGAACTCAGGCAAAATGAGCGGATTGTTCACAAACAGGGTGGCGGTCCTGGCGGTGAATGCGACTTGTCCCCTTATGCCGACCAAACGGATTCTTTTCTCCGGGACAAGGAAACGGCGCAGCTTTCCCAGCCGGTTAAAGAGCGGCAGTATGTACAAGATGTCGTCGATTTGGCCGAAGATTTTGATTCGGTCCGCGAAATGCGGGAAACACTAGAGGCGTTGACCGAAAATCCGAGCCGGACACAAGTGCTGCGTAAGCTCGCGCGCAGCGGCAAGAGTGAACAGGTGCTTGACCGTTTAACCGGTTTAGGCATTGCCACGGCTGAAGGCCAACGGATAACGTTAACCCCCTACGGGCGGGAGTTTAAAGACTATTTAGAGCGCCATTTACCTGACCTGGAGGCGCACTTGCGGTGCGCCATCCGGCTACTAAGGCCCCGCGCTTACGACCAGGGGCGGTCTAAGGCGCGGACAAAAGCCATGCATGGACAGGAGCAGCGGCAGGCAAAGCGGTGGATGGACGGCGGCTCGCTAGGCCAATTGGCTGTTGCCGAAACGGTAATCGCCGCCGCGCAACGGTTCGCAGCCGGCCCAGGCGGATTGTTCACCATTGGCGGCCAGGATATCCACCATTTTATGCGGGAACAAAAAAACAAAACCGATATTTGCCTGATTATCGACGCCAGCGCGAGCATGAGCGGCCAGCGGATTGGGGCCGCCAAGTTCCTTGCCAAGCATCTCCTTTTGTCTACGACTGACCGTGTCGCCGTCGTCGTCTTCCAGGAAAATCAGGTCCGGGTTCAGGTGCCGCTGACCCGCGATTTCGCCCAGGCGGAGAATAGTCTTGCCCATATCGCTTCCTTTGGGTCAACGCCGTTGGCATTGGGTCTCAAAGTCAGTCTTGAATATTTAAGAGAGGCCCGAGCAAAAAATCCGTTTATTATTCTTATTACCGACGGGGTGCCAACCGTCGGCGATGCTACCGGCGACCCGCTGGCCGACGCTCTCACCGCGGCGGCCAATATAAGGCGCCATGGTTACGGTTTTACCTGTATTGGCTTGAAGCCGCACCGGAATTATCTTGCTCAAGTGGCGCAGGCCGCCGGCGGCAATATTTATGTCCTTGATGAACTGGAAAAACACGTACTGGTACAGACAGCGCGGAGTGAATGCCGACCGCGCTGGTACTAA